One Corythoichthys intestinalis isolate RoL2023-P3 chromosome 9, ASM3026506v1, whole genome shotgun sequence DNA window includes the following coding sequences:
- the LOC130921442 gene encoding activin receptor type-1B-like, protein MANIRITLLILFNCMVVYRSCEALLCNCTTALCKKTGFRCETDGACMASLSLIHGEEQHVRTCITRDKLEPPGKPFYCLGTKGLVNKHCCYTDYCNSIDLKVPSGTTQSGPDEDIWPGGTWGLVELVAVIAGPLLLLCLLLLLGVFLCQYQRRACGHRRRLEVEDPSCDNLYMPNDRSLQDFIYDLSTSGSGSGLPLFVQRTVARTIVLQEVIGKGRFGEVWRGRWRGGDVAVKIFSSREERSWFREAEIYQTIMIRHENILGFIAADNKDNGTWTQLWLVSDYHEYGSLFDYLNRYSVTAQGMIKLALTAASGLAHLHMEILGTQGKPGIAHRDLKSKNILVKKNCTCAIADLGLAVRHDSVSDTIDIAPNQRVGTKRYMAPEVLDGTINMRHFDSFKCADIYALGLVYWEIARRCNSGGIHEEYQLPYYDLVPSDPSVEDMKKVVCDQKTRPNISNWWQSYEALRVMGKIMRECWYANGAARLTALRIKKSLAQLGVKEDIKV, encoded by the exons atggCCAATATACGAATCACACTACTGATTTTATTCAACTGCATGGTCGTGTACAGAAGCTGCGAAG ctctTCTGTGCAACTGCACCACTGCGCTGTGTAAGAAGACGGGCTTCCGGTGTGAGACAGATGGGGCTTGCATGGCCTCCCTGTCCCTCATCCATGGTGAAGAGCAGCACGTTCGTACATGCATCACCAGAGACAAACTTGAACCTCCAGGAAAACCCTTCTACTGTCTCGGTACAAAGGGTCTAGTCAACAAACACTGTTGCTATACCGACTACTGTAACAGCATTGACCTCAAAGTGCCATCTG GGACCACCCAGTCCGGACCCGATGAAGATATATGGCCCGGCGGAACGTGGGGGCTGGTCGAATTAGTGGCTGTGATAGCGGGACCACTGCTGCTGCTTTGTCTACTGCTATTGCTCGGTGTCTTCCTGTGTCAATACCAACGGAGGGCCTGCGGCCACAGACGTAGGCTTGAGGTGGAAGACCCCTCCTGCGACAACCTTTACATGCCAAACGACAGGAGTCTGCAGGACTTTATTTACGATCTGTCGACATCTGGTTCTGGCTCAG GCCTGCCACTGTTCGTCCAAAGGACCGTAGCCAGAACAATTGTTCTACAAGAAGTCATCGGAAAGGGGCGATTTGGTGAAGTGTGGCGAGGACGTTGGCGGGGCGGCGACGTGGCGGTGAAAATCTTCTCATCCAGAGAAGAGCGCTCTTGGTTCCGTGAAGCTGAAATCTATCAGACCATCATGATCCGCCACGAGAACATCCTGGGCTTTATAGCAGCTGACAACAAAG ACAATGGCACATGGACCCAGCTGTGGTTGGTGTCCGACTACCACGAGTACGGCTCCCTGTTCGACTACCTGAACCGCTACTCTGTCACTGCTCAAGGGATGATCAAATTGGCCCTGACTGCTGCCAGCGGCCTGGCACATCTACATATGGAGATACTTGGAACACAAG GAAAGCCAGGCATCGCCCACAGAGATCTGAAGTCTAAAAACatccttgtgaaaaaaaactgcacttGTGCCATTGCTGATCTGGGTTTAGCTGTCCGTCACGACTCCGTAAGCGACACTATTGACATCGCTCCAAACCAAAGAGTGGGAACCAAGAG gtACATGGCTCCAGAAGTCCTGGACGGCACGATCAACATGAGGCACTTTGACTCGTTCAAATGTGCTGACATTTACGCTTTGGGGCTTGTCTACTGGGAGATTGCACGGCGCTGTAACAGTGGAG GTATCCATGAAGAATATCAGCTGCCCTACTACGATCTGGTGCCCTCTGACCCTTCAGTGGAAGACATGAAAAAGGTGGTGTGTGACCAAAAGACACGACCCAACATCTCAAACTGGTGGCAGAGCTATGAG